In Carassius gibelio isolate Cgi1373 ecotype wild population from Czech Republic chromosome B2, carGib1.2-hapl.c, whole genome shotgun sequence, a single genomic region encodes these proteins:
- the zgc:92744 gene encoding stress-associated endoplasmic reticulum protein 1 yields MVAKQRIRMANEKHSKNITQRGNVKSSRNVSDDKVSVGPWLLALFIFVVCGSAIFQIIQSIRMGM; encoded by the exons ATGGTCGCCAAACAGAGGATTCGTATGGCCAACGAGAAACACAGCAAAAACATCACCCAGAGAGGCAACGTCAAATCCTCG AGAAACGTCAGTGATGATAAAGTCTCGGTAGGACCGTGGCTCTTGGCGCTGTTCATCtttgttgtctgtggttcag CAATATTCCAGATCATTCAGAGCATCCGAATGGGCATGTAA